CGATGTGAAAGATGTAGCCGAAGGCTGCTACCTGGCCGCGCAAAAAGGGAAACCCGGTGAGCGGTATATCCTGGCAAATGAACAATGCATGACGATTACAGATACAACAAAATTAGCACAGGAATTATACCCTGCTCTGAAACTGAAAATACCGGGAAGTGTACCTAAATTCATGCTCTTTGCGATTGCAGGTATAATGGAGCTTTCAGCGCGGATGAGTAATAAGGCCCCCGTACTGACCCGGAAAGATATAGCGATGTTCTCCGGTTTGCAGCAAAACTTCGACATCTCTAAAGCCAGGAGAGAATTAGGTTTTAACCCTACATCTCCCAAACAGGCGGTGACAGAAGCATTGGCTTACCTGGTGGAACACAGGGAATTATTGTAATTTTGGCGATGCATAAAAAACTACTGCATTATATCGCTTCTAATATAAGGCTCACTGAAAAAGATATAGCACTGATAGAGAAATATTTCGAACCTGTGCTATATCCTAAAAACAGGATCCTGGAGGAAGCAGGCAAGGTACCTCAATACCTGTACTACATTGTATCCGGCTACCTGCGCCTGTTTCATTACAATGAAAACGGGGATGAAGTCACTACGCATATCAATTGCCCTCCGGGCTTCTTTACGGCTTATTTCAATTTTATCAATCAAACAAGGGCGGATGAAAATGTAGAATGTGTGACGGATTGCGAATTGCTCCGCATTACGAAGGATGACCTGGACCTGCTCACAGCGGAAAGCGATGTGATGAAGGATTTTAGTATCCGCGTATTCCAGCAGTCTATTACTTACAACGAGAACAGGTCAAAGGAACTGGCGACCCTGACTGCGGAGCAACGATATGTAAAATTGATTCAGAACTATCCGGACATTTTGCATAATGTCCCGGTTCAATATATTGCGTCTTTCCTTGGCATGAAGGCAGAAAGCCTGAGCAGGATCAGGAGGAAGCTGATGAATGATCACAAATAAAATACCCCTTAATAAGGCTATTATAGCCTAATATTGCGTTGCCTTTTGCCCGGTGCCTGCACCCCGAAGGGCGTAAATGACGACTATATGCAAATGACCGATGACGTTGTTGCCAGGGGTGATGGTAGTCTCCAGGACACCAATATCCTTTACTTTGGCAGATGGAATTTCAGTGACAGCACACAATTCAATGCCTGCTGGGGAGGTGCTTATATTAAAGTAAACTTTACAGGCACTACTGTAAAACTTCTAACTGCCAATACCAGCAATTTTCATG
This window of the Chitinophaga sancti genome carries:
- a CDS encoding Crp/Fnr family transcriptional regulator; translation: MHKKLLHYIASNIRLTEKDIALIEKYFEPVLYPKNRILEEAGKVPQYLYYIVSGYLRLFHYNENGDEVTTHINCPPGFFTAYFNFINQTRADENVECVTDCELLRITKDDLDLLTAESDVMKDFSIRVFQQSITYNENRSKELATLTAEQRYVKLIQNYPDILHNVPVQYIASFLGMKAESLSRIRRKLMNDHK